From the genome of Turicibacter faecis, one region includes:
- a CDS encoding metallophosphoesterase encodes MKVLLKCLGWLIAIGIGVGLYATFIEPKLLHVVSHEIVSEKVKGETIKVVQFSDTHIGEFFSTEDLKKVVNKINEQSADLVLFTGDLMDNAAKYEGSLEEVQRILSTIEATDGKYAVFGNRDYGGGAEKFYEELMEAAGFKVLLNEHEALTIKGTTLNLYGADDALIGYYNLNQTVQGMEETNLNLLMLHEPDLVNEFVGYPIDLALAGHSHGGQVYLPFVGPLMTTALGQQYVRGFYEVGNQISLYVNTGIGNTKVPFRLFNVPQVTVFELKARE; translated from the coding sequence ATGAAGGTATTACTGAAGTGTTTAGGTTGGTTGATAGCGATTGGAATAGGAGTCGGTCTTTACGCAACATTTATTGAGCCAAAGTTGTTACATGTTGTTTCCCACGAAATCGTGAGTGAAAAGGTGAAGGGTGAAACGATTAAAGTTGTTCAGTTTTCGGATACACATATCGGTGAATTTTTTTCAACGGAGGATCTTAAGAAGGTTGTGAACAAGATTAATGAGCAGTCCGCCGACTTAGTGTTATTTACAGGGGACTTGATGGATAACGCAGCTAAGTATGAGGGAAGTTTAGAGGAAGTTCAAAGAATCCTGTCTACCATAGAAGCGACAGATGGGAAGTATGCTGTCTTTGGAAATCGCGATTATGGTGGCGGAGCCGAAAAATTTTATGAAGAGTTAATGGAAGCAGCGGGATTTAAAGTTTTACTGAATGAGCATGAGGCGCTAACAATTAAGGGAACGACCTTAAATTTATATGGCGCCGATGATGCTTTGATAGGGTATTATAATCTCAATCAAACGGTGCAGGGGATGGAGGAAACGAATTTAAATCTGCTCATGTTACATGAGCCAGACCTAGTCAACGAGTTTGTTGGTTATCCCATTGATCTAGCGTTAGCTGGGCATAGTCATGGGGGACAGGTTTATCTTCCATTTGTGGGTCCTTTGATGACAACGGCACTCGGCCAACAGTATGTTCGTGGCTTTTATGAAGTTGGAAATCAAATTTCGCTTTATGTGAATACAGGAATCGGAAAT